In the genome of Dyadobacter fermentans DSM 18053, the window CACGAGCAAGTTTTCGAGCTCCGGGGTGGTCGAAAACCTTTTCTTTTATGGCGGCAATGCGCGCATTAATGTCAAACGGAACCTCTACGCGAACGTGTTGTACCGTAACAATTACGCGCCGGACGAATTGTATATGCGAAGAAGTTTTGTGGACGCGTCCGTCGTGCTCGATCTGCAACGGCATATGTTTTCGCTCTCCGGAGGCCGATCGCACATCCCGAACCTGACCAGCACCGACCAGAATACTTTGTTTTTCAACCTCCGGTACACCCTCCGCCTCAATGTCCCGTTGGGCAAAAAGAAAAACATCGGGACCGTGCGCGGCAGGCTCACGGGCGCAGGCTACCGCAAGCAGGGCAACCTCATCCAGCTGGGAAGCCACAAGTTCATGACCGACAGCACCGGCCTATTCAGTTTCGAAGGCGTGGCCCCCGACCGCTATTATCTCAGCATTACCCAACCCGGCGCAGACAACGAAGGCGTGGTACCGGCCATCAAAATGCCGATGCTCCTCGACGTACGCCCCGACAGCCTGCAAACGATAGAGATACCGCTCACGCGCACGGGCAACGTCACAGGTAGGATCGAGTTTTCGAAAGGCAAACAAAACGGCGTCGCGTCCGCATTGGCCGAAAAGCCCGTGGTGCTCATTAAACTGACCGGCGACGGCGGCAGCCACCTCACCGAACTGAACGGCAAGGGCGAGTTCTCATTCCGGGAAATGCAGCCGGGGAAATGGGCGATATCGGTGTTTATCCCGGGCGGCGAGGACCGTTTTGTGGTGGAAGACAGCCAACGCGAGCTGATGCTGGAAACAGACAAGACGCTCGATCTGCTATTCACGATCCGGCCAAATGAAAAGCGCATTCATTTTTCAGGAAAAAGCTTTGAAGTATCGGTTAAAAAATGAGGTATGTGATGATCATATTCGCAATGTGCTGCTGCGGCATTTCCCGCGCCCAATCGACCGTGGCGAACGTGGACGTGAGCCTGACGATGCCTTCGGTAGCGCTGGTGGACATCCTGCCCTCCGGCTCCAACGCCGTCACATTACAGATGACCGCGCCTTCCGAAGCGGGCAACACGGTGGGAACGGGTACAGCGAACAGTGCCAACTGGCTGGTATTCACTTCGGCTGTCGCCCCCGGCGCATCGCGCAGCATCAGAGGCGACGTGGTGGGCTCATTGCCGCCGGGAATCCGCCTGCGGCTGGATATTTCGCCTTATGTGGGCACCGGGCAGGGGTTCACGGGCGGCAACAGCTACGTCACCGCCAATACTTACCTGACCAATACGCCGACGAATTTTATAGCCAACATCAAGGGCGCGTACACAGGTATCACCTACGGCAGCAGCGGATTCAAGCTCAACTATTCCCTTGAAATACAAGATTTTGCAAACATGCGCAGCGGCACTACGAGCGTGACCGTGCGCTACACGATGGTGGATAACTGATGAAATACCTGATCCTTTTCTGCATGGTTTGCCTGACGGCGCGGCTGGCGCCCGCGCAAACGATTTCGATCAAAGGCGGAGCGAGCTGGTCTATCCCGTCGGTTTCGTCGGTCATTACCAAAGCAGGGAAAAATTACGAGCATACCGAAACCAGCAGCGCTTCACATACTTTGCTGAAAGTCAACTCATTGATACTCTGGAACATTACGGCCCATTTGAGCACCACATCCAACTGGGACCCGGCGCTGAAATTATCCGTCGTGCGCACCGGCAACGGCACGGGCATCGCCATCCTCACCGGCGGAACCACCTATTTGCAGCTTACAAGCACCCCGCAGGCGTTTTTCAGCGGACTGCTGAATCTCACGGCCCACCGCGACGACATTCCGATCCAGTACAAGATCGAAGGGCTTTCGGTAACATTGCCGGTTAAAACCTACACCACCACCGTGATGTACACGATTTCCGGACTGTGAATCCTGCTTAATGCGAAAAAGAGACCAGGCAATGCAGTTCATCGCGACAGGTCGCTTTGCGGCTCATACTTTCCGAATGTCCGCTCCAAAAATGCCTCGATCCGCTCCTTTTGCCGCAAATGATGCCTGAAATGCATTTCTGAAAACGCAAACCATTCCTCAGCGCTCAGATAATGCAGGCCGGGATGCCTGGTTTTGCCGTGAAAGAGGCTGGTGGCGATCAGTTGGGCGGTTTCATCGACGATCATTTTTAACGCCAGAAGGCGGTCGATCAGGAGCTCTTTGCTGGTCGGCTGCCGCACGTAGGCATTGGACGGCGGCCCTTCGATGATCATGTCGGGGAATGCCCGGTTACGCAGCATGGCTTTCGCTTCGGAAGTGCAATCTTCCATCGCATAGTCGTTCGATGCCAGACAGGTTTTGATTTGTGAAAAGTAAAATTCCGTTTCGTCGAGCATGTGCACATACACCTGCCCCAGCGACCATGCCCCCGGCGCCGGCTGGGCCAGAAGCCTCGCAATATCGTAAGGTTCAAGCGATTTGATCCAGATGTCGATGGTGTGATGATAATCCTTGACTCTCATGGGTAAGTCCGGTGCTAATTTCTGCACAAACCTACAAGCATTGCCGCCGAAAATGGGCGGGTGTTAACGACAATCGACGGTGGCATTTGCGCCAAATTTGGCTACATGCGTGTTTTTATCTGTGTTTTTTTGGTGCTGCACATTATCTTACGGCGCGAGAACCGTGGTGCAGAGCGCTACATTTCAGCTCCCTTTTACTTTAATTTAAATACAAATGCCTTCAAATCCCTGGCTTGGCGCCATGAAGCGGGTCCTTGCTCTTTCTCAAACCGGCCTGGCTTTCCAGCCGAACGACTACGACCGTGAACGCTACGAAGAAATCCGCCAGATCAGCCTGGACCTGCTCGCCCACATGAGCAATGCCCCGGTGCAACAGATCATGAGCCTTTTACCAAACGATGTCGGTTACATAACGCCGAAAGTGGATGTGAGGGCGGTGCTTTTCAATGCCGGCCAGATCCTGATGGTGCAGGAAAAAATAGATAACGACCGCTGGACGCTGCCCGGCGGATGGGCCGACGTCGGGTACACACCATTCGAAGTGGCGGTGAAAGAGGCTTTCGAGGAAACCGGTCTGCGCACGGAGGCGGTTCGGCTGCTAGCTGTTTTTGATAAAAGCCGGCACGACCATCCCGAGGAACCGTGGTACGTTTACAAATTTTTCATCCTCTGCGAAGTGACCGGCGGCGAAATCCTGCGCCAAACCACCGAAACATCGGACGTAGCCTGGGTGAAGTTCGAAGACGTGGCCGGCCTCG includes:
- a CDS encoding DinB family protein, whose product is MRVKDYHHTIDIWIKSLEPYDIARLLAQPAPGAWSLGQVYVHMLDETEFYFSQIKTCLASNDYAMEDCTSEAKAMLRNRAFPDMIIEGPPSNAYVRQPTSKELLIDRLLALKMIVDETAQLIATSLFHGKTRHPGLHYLSAEEWFAFSEMHFRHHLRQKERIEAFLERTFGKYEPQSDLSR
- a CDS encoding NUDIX hydrolase — encoded protein: MPSNPWLGAMKRVLALSQTGLAFQPNDYDRERYEEIRQISLDLLAHMSNAPVQQIMSLLPNDVGYITPKVDVRAVLFNAGQILMVQEKIDNDRWTLPGGWADVGYTPFEVAVKEAFEETGLRTEAVRLLAVFDKSRHDHPEEPWYVYKFFILCEVTGGEILRQTTETSDVAWVKFEDVAGLDLSENRVTYSQITRLLPFAADPTLPVLCD